In a single window of the Prosthecobacter sp. SYSU 5D2 genome:
- a CDS encoding SDR family oxidoreductase, giving the protein MNAKKTVLITGCSRGLGRAMIPEFIQRGWTVAGCARDAAMVADLQSQFPAPHHFMMCDVADDSQVKSFCEEVLDRCGTPDLVLNNAGIVNASAPLWEVPAEEFSRVIDINIKGPASVMRYLLPAMLKRGSGVIANFSSGWGRSTSPDVAPYCATKYAIEGLSQAAAQETDGKVAIIPLNPGIIDTRMLRSCFGNEAAHYPSPEEWARTAVPFLINLGPNDNGRPLTAPGG; this is encoded by the coding sequence ATGAATGCGAAAAAAACCGTCCTCATCACCGGCTGCAGCCGTGGCCTGGGCCGCGCCATGATCCCTGAGTTTATCCAGCGCGGCTGGACCGTCGCCGGCTGTGCGCGTGATGCCGCCATGGTGGCGGATCTGCAAAGCCAGTTTCCTGCCCCACACCATTTCATGATGTGTGATGTGGCCGATGACTCCCAGGTGAAGTCCTTCTGCGAGGAGGTGCTTGACCGTTGCGGCACTCCCGATCTCGTCTTGAACAACGCCGGCATCGTCAATGCCAGCGCACCGCTGTGGGAAGTGCCTGCCGAAGAATTCAGCCGCGTCATAGACATCAACATCAAGGGCCCGGCCAGCGTCATGCGGTATCTTCTCCCTGCCATGCTGAAACGCGGCAGCGGCGTCATCGCCAATTTCTCTTCCGGCTGGGGCCGCAGCACCTCTCCCGACGTGGCCCCCTACTGCGCCACCAAATACGCCATCGAAGGCCTCTCCCAGGCCGCTGCGCAGGAGACCGACGGCAAAGTCGCCATCATCCCGCTGAACCCCGGCATCATTGATACAAGAATGCTGCGCAGTTGCTTCGGCAATGAAGCCGCCCATTACCCCAGCCCCGAAGAATGGGCCCGCACCGCCGTCCCCTTCCTCATCAATCTTGGACCAAATGACAATGGCCGCCCGCTGACCGCGCCTGGTGGGTGA
- a CDS encoding alpha/beta hydrolase produces the protein MSRILSTLGLAFLLSTSLSTAAEPAKVRLWPEGAPGAKGQEDKDQPFVYVWPAAKEKANGAAFVVCPGGGYGGLAADHEGVQVAKWFNGQGVSAFVLHYRLGTQGYHYPIQLMDVQRAIRHVRANAAQYGIDPERIGVIGFSAGGHLSSMAATLFDEKPEGMTNDAVDQVSARPDVAAPTYPVISMIDEFAHSGSRKNLLGPNDSDELARKVSTHLRVTPQTPPTFLFQTDEDTVVPAENAVSFYLACRKNGVPAELHCYQPGPHGVGLYLGDPVLGTWSGHLRDWLRNQGFLNPAERAAVSGKLTVNGTPVSWGNVVFMPEDASAAVAAVRVRGGNFKLDGKNGPVVGKVKLRVSYSAADVPGLETPDGTATAAEQKPGAGEWVVEIKPGDNKLELNVER, from the coding sequence ATGTCACGAATTCTCAGCACGCTCGGTCTGGCCTTTCTTCTCAGTACTTCCCTTTCCACAGCGGCAGAGCCTGCCAAGGTCCGCCTTTGGCCGGAGGGAGCACCTGGGGCGAAGGGGCAGGAGGACAAGGACCAGCCGTTTGTGTATGTATGGCCCGCAGCGAAGGAGAAGGCCAATGGGGCTGCCTTTGTGGTCTGCCCGGGTGGAGGATATGGTGGGCTGGCGGCGGATCATGAAGGGGTGCAAGTGGCCAAGTGGTTTAATGGACAGGGAGTTTCCGCTTTTGTGTTGCACTATCGGTTAGGCACGCAGGGGTATCATTATCCCATCCAGCTGATGGATGTGCAGCGCGCTATCCGCCATGTGCGGGCGAATGCGGCGCAGTATGGCATTGATCCGGAGCGCATCGGCGTCATCGGTTTTTCTGCCGGCGGTCATCTCAGCTCCATGGCAGCGACGTTGTTCGATGAGAAGCCCGAGGGCATGACGAATGATGCGGTGGACCAGGTGAGCGCACGCCCGGATGTGGCGGCACCGACGTATCCGGTGATCTCGATGATTGATGAGTTCGCGCACTCTGGCTCGCGCAAAAATCTGCTGGGGCCGAATGACAGCGACGAGCTTGCCCGCAAGGTCAGCACACATCTGCGGGTGACACCTCAGACACCGCCGACCTTCCTTTTCCAGACGGATGAGGACACGGTGGTGCCAGCGGAGAATGCGGTCAGTTTTTACCTGGCCTGTCGCAAAAATGGTGTGCCTGCGGAACTGCATTGCTACCAGCCGGGGCCGCATGGCGTGGGTCTGTATCTGGGTGATCCGGTGCTGGGCACCTGGAGCGGTCATCTGCGCGACTGGCTGCGCAATCAGGGTTTCCTAAACCCTGCTGAGCGGGCGGCGGTAAGCGGCAAACTGACGGTCAACGGTACGCCGGTGAGCTGGGGCAATGTGGTCTTCATGCCTGAGGATGCCTCGGCGGCGGTGGCGGCGGTCCGCGTGAGGGGCGGTAACTTTAAGCTGGATGGCAAGAATGGCCCCGTGGTGGGCAAGGTGAAACTGCGCGTAAGTTACAGTGCCGCCGATGTGCCCGGCCTGGAGACGCCAGATGGCACGGCCACTGCCGCTGAGCAGAAGCCTGGCGCGGGCGAGTGGGTGGTGGAGATCAAGCCCGGCGACAACAAACTGGAGCTGAACGTGGAACGGTGA
- a CDS encoding AEC family transporter, producing the protein MLDFATILTVVLPVYLTMATGAAARKLRILPAEADAGLMRLAVTILTPCLILERVVGNEAVMSPLPVLIAASLGFGLVSLGIALSFFAAPLIGLRRHEGRRTFAVSCGLQNYGFVAIPIVTALFPEKGTLGVMFTFTLGVELACWTAGVGLLTGLGKAPWKLALNPPVITILGSLMLNFTGLHVYIPEVAHLTLGMMGACAVPLAVMIIGASIADIWGQEKMRWSIAVLAPVLRQLIIPLAFLAAAYYLPLETELKRILIVQGAMPSAVFSIMIARHYGGHAPTAVQCVLSTTVVSLITAPALIAWALKVVGV; encoded by the coding sequence ATGCTCGACTTCGCCACTATCCTCACCGTGGTCCTGCCCGTGTACCTCACGATGGCCACCGGGGCTGCCGCGCGTAAGCTGCGCATCCTGCCTGCGGAGGCGGATGCCGGCCTGATGCGCCTGGCCGTCACCATTCTCACCCCCTGCCTCATCCTGGAGCGGGTGGTGGGGAATGAGGCCGTGATGAGCCCGCTGCCGGTGCTCATTGCCGCCAGTCTGGGATTCGGACTGGTGTCGCTGGGCATCGCCCTTTCATTCTTCGCCGCGCCATTGATTGGCCTGCGAAGGCACGAAGGCCGCCGCACCTTTGCCGTCTCCTGCGGTTTGCAGAACTACGGCTTCGTGGCCATCCCCATCGTCACCGCCTTGTTTCCTGAAAAAGGCACGCTGGGTGTTATGTTCACCTTTACGTTAGGCGTGGAACTGGCCTGCTGGACCGCGGGCGTGGGTCTGCTCACCGGACTGGGAAAGGCACCCTGGAAGCTGGCGCTGAACCCGCCCGTCATCACCATCCTCGGTTCCCTGATGCTCAATTTCACCGGGCTGCATGTTTACATCCCGGAGGTGGCCCATCTCACCCTGGGCATGATGGGCGCCTGCGCCGTCCCTCTCGCCGTGATGATCATCGGCGCGTCCATTGCGGACATCTGGGGTCAGGAAAAAATGCGCTGGTCCATTGCCGTGCTGGCTCCGGTGCTACGTCAGCTCATCATCCCGCTGGCCTTCCTGGCCGCCGCCTATTATCTGCCGCTGGAGACAGAGCTGAAGCGCATCCTCATTGTCCAAGGGGCCATGCCCAGTGCCGTTTTTAGCATCATGATCGCCCGGCATTATGGAGGCCATGCACCCACCGCCGTGCAGTGCGTGCTGTCCACCACCGTCGTCAGCCTCATCACCGCGCCAGCTCTCATTGCGTGGGCGTTGAAGGTGGTCGGCGTCTGA
- the metG gene encoding methionine--tRNA ligase — protein MKPYYITTAIDYTNAPPHIGHAYEKVLADVMARFQRLNGREVYFLTGVDQHGQKVQKSAEKAGQSPQDFVDGVTQHFVSLWDKLNVRYDGWAATTDPVHKRVVQTILQKLHDAGQLYKQGYTGFYSLRQEQFLTDKERGPDGNFGEEWGEVQELEEENWYFRLSDHVEWLKGYIKSHPDFIFPAHRANDVLNALEGTPQDLCISRPVERLSWGIPLPFDERFVNYVWFDALTNYISFAGYLAAESGNEDAGLPDFSQLWPSEAHVIGKDILVPAHAVYWPIMLHALGFSDDQIPRLIVHGWWNVKGAKMSKSLGNVIDPNVLAATFTPDGLRYYLSRDIATGYDSDFSEGRIIMSYNKELAGGLGNLLNRSINMAQKYRSGLLTPGAYDDAENAALRQTVAEALPAYLENMSTWAIHDGIAAAWKIVSAANAYVDSTKPFSLAKDPEQAARLDSVLYHLAEAWVHVSVLLHPVMPTAMATARAQIGWEMPEGFQFSDLKWGMLKDGHQLGTPVPLFPRLELTETE, from the coding sequence GTGAAGCCTTACTATATCACCACCGCCATTGACTACACCAACGCGCCGCCGCACATCGGCCATGCCTATGAAAAGGTACTGGCGGATGTGATGGCGCGTTTCCAGCGGCTGAACGGCCGGGAGGTGTACTTCCTCACCGGCGTGGATCAGCATGGCCAGAAGGTGCAAAAGAGCGCCGAAAAAGCCGGCCAGTCGCCACAGGATTTTGTGGACGGCGTCACGCAGCATTTTGTCTCGCTCTGGGACAAGCTGAACGTGCGCTACGACGGTTGGGCCGCCACCACCGACCCGGTGCACAAGCGCGTGGTCCAGACCATTCTGCAAAAGCTGCACGATGCCGGCCAGCTTTATAAACAAGGTTACACCGGCTTTTACAGCCTGCGTCAGGAGCAGTTTCTCACAGACAAGGAGCGTGGTCCGGACGGCAACTTTGGCGAGGAGTGGGGCGAGGTGCAGGAGCTCGAAGAAGAGAACTGGTACTTCCGTCTCAGCGATCACGTGGAATGGCTGAAGGGCTACATCAAAAGCCACCCAGATTTCATCTTTCCCGCCCACCGCGCCAATGATGTGCTGAATGCCCTGGAGGGCACTCCCCAGGATCTCTGCATCAGCCGCCCCGTGGAGCGTCTGAGCTGGGGCATCCCGCTGCCGTTTGATGAGCGTTTTGTGAACTACGTCTGGTTTGATGCCCTGACGAACTACATCAGCTTTGCTGGGTATCTGGCGGCTGAAAGCGGCAATGAGGACGCCGGCCTGCCGGATTTCAGCCAGCTATGGCCTTCGGAAGCGCACGTCATCGGCAAGGACATCCTCGTCCCTGCCCATGCTGTTTACTGGCCCATCATGCTGCATGCGCTGGGCTTCAGCGATGACCAGATCCCACGCCTCATCGTCCACGGCTGGTGGAATGTGAAGGGGGCCAAGATGAGCAAGAGCCTGGGCAACGTCATTGATCCCAACGTGCTCGCCGCCACCTTCACGCCCGACGGTTTGCGCTATTACCTCTCCCGCGACATCGCCACCGGTTACGACAGCGACTTCAGCGAAGGGCGCATCATCATGTCCTATAACAAGGAGCTGGCCGGTGGCCTGGGCAACCTGCTGAACCGCAGCATCAACATGGCGCAAAAATACCGCAGCGGCCTTCTCACCCCCGGGGCCTATGACGATGCGGAAAACGCCGCCCTGCGCCAGACGGTGGCGGAGGCGCTGCCTGCCTATCTTGAAAACATGAGCACCTGGGCCATCCACGATGGCATCGCCGCTGCATGGAAAATTGTCAGCGCGGCCAATGCCTATGTGGACAGCACCAAGCCCTTCTCCCTGGCTAAAGATCCTGAGCAGGCCGCCCGCCTGGACAGCGTGCTGTATCATCTGGCGGAAGCTTGGGTGCATGTGAGCGTGCTTTTGCATCCCGTCATGCCCACCGCCATGGCCACGGCCCGCGCCCAGATCGGCTGGGAGATGCCGGAAGGTTTCCAGTTCAGCGATCTTAAGTGGGGCATGCTCAAAGACGGACATCAGCTCGGCACACCCGTGCCCTTGTTCCCAAGGCTCGAACTGACCGAGACTGAATAA
- a CDS encoding helicase-related protein has product MEQPIPGQRWVSDSEPELGLGVVMKAEFGRVEIFFPAAGEHRQYATKTAPLRRVHFMAGDTVTTHDGKSLEVESVEDRKGMLYYIGTDREVSEAELSDTISFSKPEDRLMAGQIDELLAFDVRVEALRRRAEMRQSPVRGFSGGRVDLLAHQMYIASEVAGRLVPRVLLADEVGLGKTIEASLILHRLHLTGRAERVLILVPEPLVHQWFVELYRRFHLTFSIYDEDRCDVLETEEEGINPFLESQLILCSTSFLAGSPNRAQQASEAGWDLLIVDEAHHLEWSPETVSPSYTLVENLASKIPGLLLLTATPQQLGPEGHFARLRLLDPNRYADLGQFLAESEHYEEVAKAMDRLASGKNLTAADEKLFIKKSPHLKEHLAAMKAGGEGEREKLISSLLDEFGTGRVMFRNTRAALTGFPERSAKLVPLAGGDEPLGAKVKWLAKLLKELGEEKVLLICRTKKLAEQVNEMLLHEINVNSALFHEGLTMLQRDRQAAYFAEEEGARILLCSEIGSEGRNFQFAHHLVLFDLPEDPELLEQRIGRLDRIGQTSTIHIHVPFIKGSAEEVLARWYHEGLEAFQQNLHGATEIVQALKEELAPLMESMKAAPLKAFIKKSQAQRKLVTAKLERGHDRLLELNSCKPEQAETVIEAIRAQDADTEFEEFFIRLVDHFGLHVEEHGNRSYVLMPAHLTTDKFPALPDEGLLASFDRTRALSRENMAFLTPDHPLVRGALDLLLGAESGNSSFGLWRSSGAEGLVLETHFVVECIAPAALHVDRFLSATPIRIIVDHTNKDRRDDAGYLHAKIEKGSPTRLLENAGIKRKIFPAMLGKSRKLAEAEMKKLVTEATQTMKDRLQAEVDRLEDLRQINDHVRPEEIEAAKAQITALEEAIGSARVRLDALRLVLQST; this is encoded by the coding sequence ATGGAACAACCTATCCCTGGACAACGCTGGGTAAGCGACAGTGAACCTGAACTTGGCCTCGGTGTGGTCATGAAGGCCGAGTTCGGCCGTGTGGAAATCTTTTTCCCTGCCGCTGGCGAGCACCGCCAGTATGCCACGAAAACCGCCCCACTGCGCCGGGTGCACTTCATGGCCGGTGACACGGTCACCACCCACGATGGCAAATCCCTGGAAGTGGAGTCGGTGGAGGACCGCAAAGGGATGCTCTATTACATCGGCACAGACCGCGAGGTGAGTGAGGCGGAGCTTTCAGACACCATCAGTTTCAGCAAGCCGGAAGATCGCCTGATGGCTGGCCAGATTGATGAACTGCTGGCCTTTGATGTCCGCGTGGAGGCGCTGAGGCGTCGTGCTGAAATGCGCCAGTCGCCCGTGCGCGGGTTCAGCGGCGGGCGGGTGGACCTGCTGGCGCACCAGATGTACATCGCCAGCGAGGTGGCCGGACGGCTCGTGCCCCGCGTGCTGCTGGCGGATGAAGTGGGTCTGGGCAAGACCATCGAGGCCAGCCTCATCCTGCATCGTTTACATCTCACGGGACGTGCGGAGCGCGTGCTCATCCTGGTGCCTGAGCCGCTGGTGCATCAGTGGTTTGTGGAGCTTTACCGCCGGTTCCATCTCACTTTTTCCATCTACGATGAGGACCGCTGTGATGTCCTGGAGACCGAGGAAGAAGGCATCAATCCTTTCCTGGAAAGCCAGCTCATTCTTTGCAGCACTAGCTTCCTCGCTGGCTCGCCTAACCGAGCCCAGCAGGCTTCCGAGGCGGGTTGGGATTTGCTGATCGTGGATGAGGCCCACCACCTGGAGTGGAGCCCAGAAACCGTCAGTCCCTCCTACACCTTGGTGGAAAACCTGGCCTCCAAAATCCCCGGTTTGCTCCTGCTCACCGCTACGCCGCAGCAGCTCGGGCCGGAAGGTCACTTCGCCCGTCTGCGCCTGCTGGACCCGAACCGCTATGCCGATCTGGGCCAGTTCCTGGCAGAATCGGAGCACTATGAAGAAGTGGCCAAGGCCATGGACCGCCTGGCTTCTGGCAAGAATCTCACGGCGGCAGATGAAAAGCTGTTCATCAAAAAATCCCCGCATCTCAAGGAGCACCTCGCCGCCATGAAGGCCGGAGGTGAAGGTGAACGCGAGAAATTGATCTCCTCGTTGCTGGATGAATTCGGCACCGGCCGTGTGATGTTCCGCAACACCCGCGCCGCCCTCACCGGGTTCCCTGAGCGCTCCGCCAAACTGGTGCCCCTGGCCGGAGGCGACGAACCCCTGGGAGCCAAGGTCAAGTGGCTGGCCAAGCTGCTCAAAGAACTGGGCGAAGAAAAAGTGCTGCTTATCTGCCGGACGAAAAAGCTCGCCGAGCAGGTTAACGAGATGCTCCTGCATGAGATCAACGTCAACTCCGCCCTCTTCCACGAAGGCCTGACGATGCTTCAACGCGACCGCCAGGCCGCCTACTTTGCTGAAGAAGAAGGTGCCCGCATCCTGCTGTGCTCGGAGATCGGCAGTGAAGGACGTAACTTCCAGTTCGCCCATCATCTGGTGCTGTTTGACCTGCCGGAAGATCCGGAGCTGCTGGAGCAGCGCATTGGCCGACTGGACCGCATCGGCCAGACGAGCACCATTCATATCCATGTGCCCTTTATCAAAGGGAGCGCTGAAGAAGTGCTGGCCCGCTGGTATCATGAAGGTCTGGAGGCCTTCCAACAGAACCTCCATGGCGCCACGGAAATCGTCCAGGCGCTGAAGGAGGAACTGGCCCCGCTGATGGAATCCATGAAGGCGGCACCGCTGAAGGCCTTCATCAAAAAATCCCAGGCCCAGCGCAAGCTTGTCACCGCTAAACTGGAGCGCGGACATGACCGCCTCCTGGAACTAAACTCTTGCAAACCTGAGCAGGCGGAGACCGTCATTGAAGCCATCCGCGCCCAGGATGCCGATACCGAATTCGAGGAGTTTTTCATCCGTCTCGTGGACCACTTCGGCCTGCATGTGGAGGAGCATGGCAACCGCAGTTATGTGCTGATGCCCGCCCACCTCACCACCGACAAATTCCCTGCCCTTCCAGATGAAGGACTGCTGGCCAGCTTCGACCGCACCCGTGCTCTCTCCCGCGAAAACATGGCCTTCCTTACACCCGACCACCCGCTGGTTCGCGGCGCGTTGGATCTTTTGTTAGGCGCAGAAAGCGGCAATAGCAGCTTCGGCCTGTGGCGCAGCTCCGGTGCCGAGGGCCTCGTTTTGGAGACCCATTTCGTTGTCGAGTGCATTGCCCCCGCCGCCCTGCATGTGGACCGTTTCCTCTCCGCGACGCCCATTCGTATCATCGTGGACCATACCAACAAGGACCGCCGCGATGACGCCGGCTACCTGCATGCGAAGATCGAAAAAGGCAGCCCCACCCGCCTGCTGGAAAACGCCGGCATCAAAAGGAAAATCTTCCCCGCGATGCTCGGTAAATCCCGCAAGCTGGCCGAGGCCGAAATGAAGAAGCTCGTCACCGAGGCCACCCAGACCATGAAGGACCGCCTCCAGGCCGAAGTGGACCGCCTCGAAGACCTGCGCCAGATCAACGACCACGTCCGCCCGGAGGAAATCGAAGCCGCCAAAGCCCAGATCACCGCCCTGGAGGAAGCCATCGGATCCGCCCGTGTGAGATTGGATGCGCTGAGACTGGTGCTGCAGAGCACGTGA
- a CDS encoding alpha/beta hydrolase, with product MKNSRFTSFFAGFFSLAAIVMATPAALSQDIAPKIEYQLDVGLPYQSEEVIAGSEYAKTQCLVDLYRPIGVKDFPTVVYYHGGGLRNGKRAIPSELKNRGWAVVGVGYRLHPKVQHPVYIEDAAAALAWTFKNIASHGGDPTKIFVTGISAGGYLTSMVGLDKSYLAKHDIDADHIAALIPVTGQMITHQTVRVEQGIEPSRYRPTIDRFGPLYHVRKDAPPTYCITGGWGTDMLMRAEENLYFVSMMKLVGHTQIEHVVIEGADHARCGKECWPHVIGFVEKTLADLKKP from the coding sequence ATGAAAAACTCACGCTTCACCTCCTTCTTCGCAGGTTTTTTCTCACTCGCCGCCATCGTTATGGCAACCCCTGCCGCGCTCTCCCAAGACATCGCGCCGAAGATCGAGTATCAGCTTGATGTCGGCCTCCCATATCAGTCAGAGGAGGTCATCGCAGGCTCCGAATATGCGAAGACCCAATGCCTTGTGGATCTCTACCGCCCCATCGGCGTGAAGGACTTTCCGACTGTCGTCTATTACCACGGCGGTGGCCTCAGAAACGGCAAACGCGCCATCCCCTCGGAGCTTAAAAATCGTGGCTGGGCGGTTGTGGGCGTCGGTTATCGTCTGCACCCGAAAGTGCAGCATCCGGTGTATATCGAGGATGCCGCAGCGGCCCTGGCCTGGACCTTCAAGAACATTGCCTCGCATGGGGGTGATCCCACGAAGATCTTCGTCACCGGCATCTCCGCCGGCGGTTATCTCACCTCCATGGTTGGCCTGGACAAAAGCTATCTGGCCAAACATGACATTGATGCAGACCACATCGCCGCCCTCATCCCTGTCACCGGCCAGATGATCACCCACCAGACCGTGCGTGTGGAGCAGGGCATCGAGCCCAGCCGTTACCGGCCCACCATTGACCGCTTCGGCCCGCTGTATCATGTGCGCAAAGACGCACCGCCTACCTATTGCATCACTGGCGGCTGGGGCACCGACATGCTTATGCGTGCGGAGGAAAATCTCTACTTTGTCTCCATGATGAAGCTCGTCGGCCACACCCAGATTGAGCACGTCGTCATCGAAGGCGCCGACCATGCCCGCTGCGGCAAGGAATGCTGGCCGCATGTCATCGGCTTTGTGGAAAAGACGCTGGCCGACCTCAAAAAGCCCTGA
- a CDS encoding iron-containing alcohol dehydrogenase — translation MTFEFATATRILFGRGTAAQLPALTRELGKKVLVVTGRDPSRLYPVLSKMEAAGLEITTFPIATEPTVDDVRRGAALALRRGIEVVIGLGGGSAVDAGKAIAAMTRQPRDLLHYLEVVGAGNPLDEKSLTFIAVPTTAGTGAEVTRNAVLVSPENGVKASLRHPSMLPTVAVIDPELARDCPAAITAAAGMDALTQCLEAYVSCRAQPLTDALCVEGIRRAVRSLEKAVNNGRNLEAREDLALAALFSGMALANAGLGAVHGFAAPIGGSYKAPHGAVCATLLAPVWKVNWAAIQKVGSAETKARFEAASRLLLPEEKGTPEEAVTFLEALAQRLQISRLGRHGIVEADLEDIATKAAKASSMKGNPVPLSQEELLTILRAAL, via the coding sequence ATGACCTTCGAATTTGCCACCGCCACCCGCATTCTCTTTGGACGCGGCACCGCTGCCCAGCTGCCTGCCCTGACCCGGGAACTGGGGAAAAAAGTGCTGGTGGTCACCGGGCGCGACCCTTCCCGGCTGTATCCGGTTTTATCCAAGATGGAGGCGGCAGGCCTGGAGATCACCACTTTTCCCATCGCTACGGAACCAACGGTGGACGATGTCCGGCGCGGAGCAGCGCTGGCCCTGAGAAGGGGAATCGAGGTGGTCATTGGGCTGGGTGGCGGCAGTGCGGTGGATGCGGGCAAGGCCATCGCGGCCATGACCCGGCAGCCGCGGGATTTGCTGCATTATCTGGAGGTGGTAGGTGCAGGGAACCCGCTGGATGAAAAATCCCTGACTTTCATCGCCGTGCCCACCACGGCAGGAACGGGAGCAGAGGTGACGCGCAATGCCGTGCTGGTGAGTCCCGAAAATGGCGTCAAAGCCAGCCTGCGGCATCCTTCCATGCTGCCTACGGTGGCGGTGATTGACCCAGAACTCGCCCGCGACTGTCCGGCGGCCATCACTGCGGCCGCTGGCATGGATGCGCTGACGCAATGCCTGGAGGCCTATGTTTCCTGCCGGGCGCAACCGCTGACGGATGCTCTGTGTGTGGAAGGCATCCGGCGGGCTGTGAGATCCCTGGAAAAAGCGGTCAATAACGGCCGGAATCTGGAGGCGCGGGAGGATCTGGCCCTGGCGGCCCTGTTCAGCGGCATGGCCCTAGCCAATGCCGGTCTGGGGGCGGTGCATGGCTTTGCCGCACCCATCGGTGGCAGCTACAAGGCTCCCCATGGGGCGGTCTGCGCAACTCTGTTGGCCCCGGTTTGGAAAGTGAACTGGGCCGCCATCCAGAAAGTGGGCAGCGCGGAAACAAAGGCCCGCTTTGAAGCCGCCTCCCGTCTGCTCCTGCCAGAGGAAAAGGGAACGCCGGAGGAGGCCGTCACATTCCTGGAGGCACTGGCCCAGCGGCTGCAAATCTCCCGCCTGGGCCGTCATGGCATCGTGGAAGCCGACCTGGAGGACATCGCCACCAAGGCCGCCAAGGCCAGCAGCATGAAGGGAAATCCTGTGCCGCTGAGCCAGGAAGAGCTGCTGACCATCCTGCGTGCCGCCCTTTGA